The proteins below come from a single Acidovorax sp. NCPPB 4044 genomic window:
- a CDS encoding asparaginase: MQVVAGKIVVLGTGGTIAGTAASAEDNIGYTAAQVGVEQLLAAVPGLERAGQGAAFEAEQVAQIDSKDMDDAVWGALAVRCAERLADPQVRGLAITHGTDTLEETAWFLHRVLAGAAHKPVVLVSAMRPATAQAPDGPQNLLDAMAVITTPGARGVVTVAAGEVHGARLVQKVHPYRLHAFASADAGPLGWVEQGTVRLASDWPHVAVESAKIAIENVAKTPEWPRVEIVLSHAGATGRAVDLLVADGVHGLVVAATGNGTLHHRLQAALERAQAAGVAVRVATRCPLGQVLPRAGDTLRDSQGMSAVKARVDLLLELISRGA, translated from the coding sequence ATGCAAGTGGTTGCAGGAAAAATCGTGGTGCTCGGCACCGGCGGGACGATCGCGGGAACGGCCGCGAGCGCGGAGGACAACATCGGCTACACCGCGGCGCAGGTAGGGGTTGAGCAGCTGCTCGCGGCGGTGCCGGGGCTGGAGCGGGCGGGCCAGGGCGCGGCCTTCGAGGCCGAGCAGGTCGCGCAGATCGACAGCAAGGACATGGATGACGCGGTCTGGGGCGCCCTCGCTGTGCGCTGCGCGGAGCGGCTGGCCGACCCGCAGGTGCGGGGCCTCGCCATCACGCACGGCACCGACACGCTGGAAGAAACCGCGTGGTTCCTGCACCGCGTGCTGGCGGGCGCGGCGCACAAGCCCGTGGTGCTGGTGTCGGCCATGCGCCCGGCCACGGCGCAGGCCCCGGACGGCCCGCAGAACCTGCTCGATGCCATGGCCGTCATCACCACGCCCGGCGCGCGCGGCGTGGTCACCGTGGCCGCGGGCGAGGTGCACGGCGCACGCCTCGTGCAGAAGGTGCATCCCTACCGCCTGCATGCCTTCGCATCGGCCGACGCGGGCCCGCTGGGCTGGGTGGAGCAGGGCACGGTCCGCCTGGCGTCCGATTGGCCCCATGTCGCCGTCGAATCTGCAAAGATTGCTATTGAAAACGTAGCAAAAACACCGGAGTGGCCGCGCGTGGAAATCGTCCTCTCCCATGCGGGGGCGACGGGCCGTGCGGTGGACCTGCTGGTGGCGGACGGCGTGCACGGCCTGGTGGTGGCGGCGACCGGCAACGGGACCTTGCACCACCGGCTCCAGGCGGCGCTGGAGCGTGCGCAGGCGGCGGGCGTGGCGGTGCGGGTGGCCACCCGCTGCCCGCTGGGCCAGGTACTGCCGCGTGCTGGCGACACGCTGCGGGACAGCCAGGGCATGAGCGCGGTGAAGGCGCGCGTGGATCTGCTGCTGGAGCTGATTTCCAGGGGCGCCTGA
- the lexA gene encoding transcriptional repressor LexA: MLDSPKLTARQQQILDLIQTAISRTGAPPTRAEIAAEFGFKSANAAEEHLQALARKGVIELVSGTSRGIRLRGEAVRSLNAARGAQFHLPIPGLTQLALPLIGRVAAGSPILAQEHVDQTYSVEGSLFQHKPDYLLKVRGMSMRDAGIMDGDLLAVQSTREARNGQIIVARLGDDVTVKRLRRTAGTIELLPENPDYPVITVQPGEPFEIEGLAVGLIRNTMLM, translated from the coding sequence ATGCTCGACAGCCCCAAGCTCACCGCCCGCCAGCAGCAAATCCTCGATCTGATCCAGACGGCCATCTCCCGCACCGGCGCCCCGCCCACGCGGGCCGAAATCGCTGCCGAGTTCGGCTTCAAATCCGCCAATGCGGCCGAAGAGCACCTGCAGGCCCTCGCACGCAAGGGCGTGATCGAACTGGTGAGCGGCACGTCCCGCGGCATCCGGCTGCGCGGCGAGGCCGTCAGGTCCCTCAATGCCGCGCGCGGCGCACAGTTCCATCTGCCGATTCCCGGGCTCACCCAATTGGCGCTGCCCCTCATCGGCCGCGTGGCCGCCGGCTCGCCGATTCTCGCCCAGGAACACGTCGACCAGACCTACAGCGTGGAAGGCAGCCTCTTCCAGCACAAGCCCGACTACCTTCTCAAGGTGCGCGGCATGTCGATGCGCGACGCCGGCATCATGGACGGCGACCTGCTCGCCGTGCAGTCCACGCGCGAGGCACGCAACGGCCAGATCATCGTGGCCCGCCTGGGCGACGACGTCACCGTGAAGCGGCTGCGCCGCACCGCCGGCACCATCGAACTGCTGCCCGAGAACCCGGACTACCCGGTCATCACCGTCCAGCCCGGGGAACCGTTCGAGATCGAAGGCCTGGCCGTGGGCCTGATCCGCAACACCATGCTCATGTAG
- the hrpA gene encoding ATP-dependent RNA helicase HrpA, with the protein MNGSAPPHSPAPAPSATARPAAPPAPLRIEFPPGLPVSARREEIMAAMQAHQVIIVCGETGSGKTTQLPKVALALGRGKCNAAPGQKGQLIGHTQPRRIAASSVAKRIAEELHTPLGDVVGFKVRFQDRLSRDASVKLMTDGILLAETQTDPLLKAYDTIILDEAHERSLNIDFLLGYIRQILPRRPDLKVVVTSATIDAERFAKHFESAKGPAPVIYVSGRTFPVEQRYRPFEESRDYGLNEAIADGVDELWAGRPAPGRPQPDAAPSGGSDGAKRGAWGPGAAGDILVFLPGEREIREAADHLRKHLAHQPVMRGAEVLPLFARLSQAEQDRIFEGHTGRRIVLATNVAETSLTVPGIRYVIDAGTARVKRYSFRSKVEQLLIEPVSQAAANQRAGRCGRVANGICIRLYDEADFNGRPRFTDPEILRSSLAGVILRMKSLHLGDVVQFPFIEAPSGRAIADGYQLLAELGAVDEANELTPMGAELSRLPLDPRVGRMILEARERQALDEVLVIASALSVQDVRDRPLEAQQQADQAHAKFDDEKSEFSGYLKLWKWINEARGGAPSLPSARVQRDAARRGAPSQAVLPVAQRQSRAAAAPEAATAAAAAAAVPAPTHKLSNRQYEALLRQNFISVRRLREWRDIHTQLLTVVTEHRWRLNVQPASYEQIHRSMLAGLLGNIGVKSDEEDWYLGARGIKFYKHPGAHLSRKPGRWIVAAELVETARLFGRGIAAIEPQWIEEMGGHLLKKQLLDPHWERKAAQVTALERATLYGIVIYNSRRVNFGTVDPRSAREIFLREALVGDQWPQDWERRLPFLAANKKLIAKVEELEHKSRRQDVLVDDELIYAFYDQLVPADLCTGAGFEAWYREASQANPDLLKLTREELMRHEAAGITTNAFPRVVRLGGVDCAAAYLHEPGDPRDGVTVTVPLFVLNQVSDERCEWLVPGMLKDKIQALLKSLPQRPRSRFVPLPDNAARLAELLGTPERFGQGSLIDVLLKQVRDETSLDVKRADFKLDMLSPHLFMNFRVVHEDGRQLGQGRNLGALKAEWGAKARGAFQALAGLKLAGGSAVSEEKPLHAAGNIEKFATKKGAKTETTVSAPSRAGGGKAAAPAPGPAHAGASPAGQRYTAWTFGELPELMEIRKGGQTLIGFPALIDGTDAVTIEVFDEPEVAAARHRAGLRRLFALQIKDALKYLEKNIPDLQKMAVAYMPLGTQEELRAQIIDVALDRAFLVDPLPTHEADFQRRVQEGRGRLTLIANEVARLAGAILAEYATAVRKIKDTKGAPEATQDAQQQLQRLVPKGFLAGAPWSQLAHFPRYLKAITLRLDKVRADAVRDTGRLAELRPQEQRYWRLVAERKGQVDARMQEFRWLLEELRVSFFAQELRTPQPVSVKRLDKLWAQINS; encoded by the coding sequence ATGAATGGTTCCGCGCCCCCGCATTCCCCCGCTCCCGCCCCCTCCGCAACGGCCCGACCGGCGGCCCCGCCCGCACCGCTGCGCATCGAATTCCCGCCGGGCCTGCCGGTATCGGCCCGGCGCGAGGAGATCATGGCCGCGATGCAGGCCCACCAGGTCATCATCGTCTGCGGCGAGACCGGCTCGGGCAAGACCACGCAGCTGCCGAAGGTCGCGCTGGCCCTCGGCCGCGGCAAGTGCAACGCCGCGCCCGGGCAGAAGGGGCAGCTCATCGGCCACACGCAGCCGCGGCGCATCGCGGCGAGCAGCGTCGCCAAGCGCATCGCCGAAGAGCTGCACACGCCGCTGGGCGACGTGGTCGGCTTCAAGGTGCGTTTCCAGGACCGGCTCTCGCGCGATGCCTCGGTCAAGCTCATGACGGACGGCATCCTGCTGGCCGAGACGCAGACCGACCCGCTGCTGAAGGCCTACGACACGATCATTCTGGACGAGGCCCACGAGCGCAGCCTGAACATCGACTTCCTGCTGGGCTACATCCGCCAGATCCTGCCGCGCCGGCCCGACCTCAAGGTGGTCGTCACCTCGGCCACCATCGATGCCGAACGCTTCGCGAAGCACTTCGAATCGGCGAAGGGGCCTGCCCCGGTCATCTATGTGTCCGGCCGCACATTCCCGGTGGAACAGCGGTACCGGCCCTTCGAGGAAAGCCGCGACTACGGCCTGAACGAGGCCATCGCCGACGGCGTGGACGAGCTGTGGGCCGGTCGTCCGGCGCCGGGCCGCCCCCAGCCGGACGCGGCTCCCTCGGGGGGCAGCGACGGCGCGAAGCGTGGAGCGTGGGGGCCAGGTGCGGCCGGCGACATCCTGGTCTTCTTGCCGGGCGAGCGCGAGATCCGCGAGGCGGCCGACCACCTGCGCAAGCACCTCGCGCACCAGCCCGTGATGCGCGGCGCCGAGGTGCTGCCGCTCTTCGCGCGGCTCTCGCAGGCCGAGCAGGACCGCATCTTCGAAGGCCATACGGGCCGCCGCATCGTACTGGCCACCAACGTGGCCGAGACCTCGCTCACGGTGCCGGGCATCCGCTACGTGATCGATGCCGGTACCGCGCGCGTGAAGCGCTACAGCTTCCGCAGCAAGGTCGAACAACTGCTGATCGAGCCCGTCAGCCAGGCCGCCGCCAACCAGCGCGCGGGCCGCTGCGGCCGCGTGGCCAACGGCATCTGCATCCGCCTCTACGACGAGGCCGACTTCAACGGCCGCCCGCGCTTCACCGATCCGGAAATCCTGCGCTCGTCGCTGGCCGGCGTGATCCTGCGCATGAAGTCGCTGCACCTGGGCGACGTGGTGCAGTTCCCGTTCATCGAGGCGCCCTCGGGCCGCGCCATCGCCGACGGCTACCAGTTGCTGGCCGAGCTGGGCGCGGTCGACGAGGCCAACGAACTCACCCCCATGGGCGCGGAGCTCTCGCGCCTGCCGCTCGACCCGCGCGTGGGACGCATGATCCTGGAGGCGCGCGAGCGCCAGGCGCTGGACGAGGTGCTGGTGATCGCGTCCGCCCTGTCGGTGCAGGACGTGCGCGACCGACCGCTCGAGGCCCAGCAGCAGGCCGACCAGGCCCATGCCAAGTTCGACGACGAGAAGAGCGAATTCAGCGGCTACCTGAAGCTCTGGAAATGGATCAACGAAGCGCGCGGCGGCGCCCCCAGCCTGCCGTCCGCGCGGGTGCAGCGCGATGCCGCCCGCAGGGGCGCGCCGTCGCAGGCCGTGCTGCCCGTGGCGCAGCGCCAGAGCCGCGCGGCCGCTGCGCCCGAGGCCGCCACCGCTGCAGCAGCTGCTGCTGCGGTGCCCGCGCCCACCCACAAGCTCAGCAACCGCCAGTACGAGGCCTTGCTGCGCCAGAACTTCATCAGCGTGCGGCGCCTGCGCGAGTGGCGCGACATCCACACGCAACTGCTCACCGTGGTGACCGAGCACCGCTGGCGCCTGAACGTGCAGCCGGCCAGCTACGAGCAGATCCACCGCTCCATGCTTGCGGGCCTGCTGGGCAACATCGGCGTGAAGAGCGACGAGGAAGACTGGTACCTGGGCGCGCGCGGCATCAAGTTCTACAAGCACCCGGGCGCGCACCTGTCCAGGAAGCCCGGGCGCTGGATCGTGGCGGCCGAACTCGTGGAGACGGCACGGCTGTTCGGCCGCGGCATCGCGGCCATCGAGCCGCAGTGGATCGAGGAGATGGGCGGCCACCTGCTGAAGAAGCAGCTGCTTGATCCGCACTGGGAGCGCAAGGCCGCGCAGGTCACGGCCCTGGAACGCGCCACGCTCTACGGCATCGTCATCTACAACAGCCGCCGCGTGAATTTCGGCACGGTGGACCCGCGCTCGGCGCGCGAGATCTTCCTGCGCGAGGCGCTCGTGGGCGACCAATGGCCGCAGGACTGGGAGCGGCGCCTGCCCTTCCTTGCGGCCAACAAGAAGCTCATCGCCAAGGTGGAGGAGCTCGAGCACAAGTCGCGCCGCCAGGACGTGCTGGTGGACGACGAGCTGATCTATGCCTTCTACGATCAGCTGGTGCCTGCCGACCTCTGCACCGGCGCGGGGTTCGAGGCCTGGTACCGCGAGGCCAGCCAGGCGAATCCCGACCTGCTCAAGCTCACGCGCGAGGAGCTCATGCGCCACGAGGCGGCCGGCATCACCACCAACGCCTTCCCGCGTGTGGTGCGCCTGGGCGGCGTGGACTGCGCCGCGGCCTATCTGCACGAGCCGGGCGACCCGCGCGATGGCGTGACGGTCACGGTGCCGCTCTTCGTGCTCAACCAGGTCAGCGACGAGCGCTGCGAGTGGCTGGTGCCCGGCATGCTCAAGGACAAGATCCAGGCGCTGCTCAAGAGCCTTCCGCAGCGCCCGCGCAGCCGCTTCGTGCCGCTGCCCGACAACGCCGCACGGCTGGCGGAACTGCTGGGCACGCCCGAGCGCTTCGGGCAGGGGAGCCTGATCGACGTGCTGCTCAAGCAGGTGCGCGACGAAACCTCGCTCGACGTGAAGCGCGCCGACTTCAAGCTCGACATGCTGAGCCCGCACCTGTTCATGAACTTCCGCGTGGTGCACGAGGACGGCCGGCAGCTGGGGCAGGGCCGCAACCTGGGCGCGCTCAAGGCCGAATGGGGCGCCAAGGCGCGCGGGGCCTTCCAGGCACTGGCGGGGCTGAAACTGGCGGGCGGCTCCGCGGTATCGGAGGAAAAACCCCTCCATGCCGCCGGAAACATTGAAAAGTTTGCTACTAAAAAAGGAGCAAAAACCGAAACCACAGTTTCTGCTCCCTCCCGCGCGGGCGGCGGCAAGGCGGCGGCCCCGGCACCGGGCCCGGCCCACGCTGGCGCTTCACCGGCAGGGCAGCGCTATACGGCCTGGACCTTCGGCGAGCTGCCGGAACTCATGGAGATCCGCAAGGGCGGCCAGACGCTGATCGGATTCCCCGCACTCATCGACGGCACGGACGCCGTCACCATCGAGGTCTTCGACGAGCCCGAGGTGGCCGCCGCGCGGCACCGCGCGGGCCTGCGCCGGCTCTTCGCCCTGCAGATCAAGGACGCGCTCAAGTACCTGGAAAAGAACATCCCGGACCTGCAGAAAATGGCCGTGGCCTACATGCCGCTGGGCACCCAGGAGGAGCTGCGCGCGCAGATCATCGACGTCGCCCTGGACCGCGCCTTCCTGGTCGATCCGTTGCCCACCCACGAGGCGGACTTCCAGCGCCGCGTGCAGGAGGGCCGTGGCCGGCTCACGCTGATCGCCAACGAGGTGGCCCGCCTGGCCGGCGCGATCCTGGCCGAATACGCCACCGCGGTGCGCAAGATCAAGGACACCAAGGGCGCGCCCGAGGCCACGCAGGATGCGCAGCAGCAACTGCAGCGGCTCGTGCCCAAGGGTTTCCTGGCCGGCGCGCCGTGGTCCCAACTGGCGCACTTCCCCCGGTACCTGAAGGCCATCACCCTGCGCCTGGACAAGGTCCGGGCCGATGCCGTGCGCGACACCGGCCGGCTGGCGGAACTCCGCCCGCAGGAGCAGCGCTACTGGCGGCTGGTGGCCGAGCGCAAGGGCCAGGTGGATGCGCGCATGCAGGAATTCCGCTGGCTGCTGGAGGAGTTGCGCGTGAGCTTCTTTGCGCAGGAATTGCGCACCCCGCAGCCCGTGAGCGTGAAGCGGCTGGACAAGCTGTGGGCGCAGATCAACAGCTGA
- a CDS encoding NAD(P)/FAD-dependent oxidoreductase yields the protein MSSTPGSSAERRRHVVVIGAGIVGTACAIELLRSGRAVTLLNPHAAGGPEATSYGNAGWLSSHSILPPSGPGMWRQVPGYLMDPAGPLTVRWGYLPRALPWLWRFLRSGRTPAHVARTAHALRQLLRDAPALHARLAAEAGVAHLIARRGLLHVYPSRADFAADALGWRLRGEEGIRFDTIEGAELRAQEPDLRPSYGFGVRVDEAGHCANPGAYLAALAAHAQSQGARWITGRATGLRIGSGRLLAVQTDQGELPCQAAVIAAGAYSRPLARAAGDRVWLDTERGYHAMLDVRAGTAEPAPPGPRTSTMVMDRKLIVHQMAHGLRVAGQVEIAGLHAAPDWRRARILLGHLFDLYPSLPRGALEPGAAFWMGRRPSTSDGLPCIGPASGCADVIHAYGHGHVGLGASARTATLVAQSVDGRPPGIDLAPFSPARWRR from the coding sequence ATGTCCTCCACTCCAGGCTCCAGCGCAGAACGCCGCCGGCACGTCGTCGTGATCGGCGCGGGCATCGTGGGCACGGCCTGCGCGATCGAGCTGCTGCGCTCCGGCCGCGCTGTCACGTTGCTCAACCCGCATGCCGCGGGCGGCCCGGAGGCCACCAGCTACGGCAACGCTGGATGGCTGTCTTCGCATTCCATCCTGCCGCCCTCGGGGCCCGGCATGTGGCGCCAGGTGCCCGGCTATCTCATGGACCCCGCCGGCCCGCTCACGGTGCGCTGGGGCTACCTGCCCCGCGCGCTGCCCTGGCTGTGGCGTTTCCTGCGTTCGGGGCGGACGCCCGCGCACGTGGCCCGCACGGCGCATGCGCTGCGCCAGCTGCTGCGCGATGCGCCCGCGCTGCACGCCCGGCTGGCCGCAGAAGCAGGCGTCGCGCACCTGATCGCCCGGCGCGGCCTGCTGCACGTCTATCCCTCGCGCGCGGATTTCGCGGCGGACGCGCTCGGCTGGCGGCTGCGCGGCGAGGAAGGCATCCGCTTCGACACGATCGAGGGCGCCGAACTCCGGGCGCAGGAGCCCGATCTGCGGCCGTCCTACGGTTTCGGCGTGCGCGTGGACGAGGCCGGCCACTGTGCGAACCCTGGCGCCTACCTGGCGGCCCTGGCCGCCCATGCGCAGTCGCAGGGCGCGCGCTGGATCACCGGCCGCGCGACCGGGCTGCGCATCGGGTCCGGCCGCCTGCTGGCCGTGCAGACCGACCAGGGCGAGCTGCCCTGCCAGGCCGCCGTCATCGCGGCGGGCGCCTATTCGCGGCCCCTGGCCCGGGCGGCCGGCGACCGCGTATGGCTCGATACGGAACGCGGCTACCACGCGATGCTGGATGTGCGCGCCGGCACGGCCGAGCCCGCCCCGCCCGGGCCCCGCACGTCCACGATGGTGATGGACCGCAAGCTCATCGTGCACCAGATGGCGCACGGCCTGCGCGTGGCGGGCCAGGTAGAGATCGCCGGCCTGCACGCCGCGCCGGACTGGCGCCGCGCACGCATCCTGCTCGGACACCTGTTCGATCTCTACCCTTCGCTGCCCCGCGGCGCGCTGGAACCGGGCGCCGCCTTCTGGATGGGCCGCCGGCCGAGCACCAGCGACGGCCTGCCCTGCATCGGCCCCGCGAGCGGCTGTGCCGACGTCATCCACGCGTACGGCCACGGCCACGTCGGCCTGGGCGCGTCGGCCCGCACGGCCACGCTGGTGGCGCAATCGGTGGATGGCCGGCCGCCCGGCATCGACCTCGCCCCCTTCAGCCCGGCCCGCTGGCGACGATAA
- the argA gene encoding amino-acid N-acetyltransferase — protein sequence MSAVFNFTFVPWFRSVAPYIHKFRHQTFVVGLTGEAIAAGKLQAIAQDLAMIQAMGVKIVLVHGFRPQVNEQLAAKGHAAKYSHGIRITDSVALDCAQEAAGQLRYEIEAAFSQGLPNTPMAGSTVRVISGNFLTARPVGIVDGVDFKHSGLVRKVDVAGIRRSLDMDALVLLSPFGFSPTGEAFNLSMEEVATSVAIALKADKLVFVCEVPGIRIDPEQPESEDNPIDTELPLAQARQMLARVPPSQKPTDTAFYLQHCVKACQNGVERSHIIPFAVDGALLLEIYVHDGIGTMVVDEKLEELREATPDDVGGILQLIEPFEKDGTLVKRDRTEIERDISNYTIIEHDGVIFGCAALYPYPEASTGEMAAVTVSPHSQGTGDGEKLLKRIEQRARGMGLKSLFVLTTRTMHWFIKRGFQPVDPEWLPEARKKKYNWDRRSQVLVKNL from the coding sequence ATGTCCGCTGTCTTCAATTTCACCTTCGTGCCCTGGTTCCGGTCGGTGGCGCCGTACATCCACAAGTTCCGCCACCAGACCTTCGTGGTCGGCCTCACCGGCGAAGCCATCGCGGCGGGCAAGCTGCAGGCCATTGCGCAGGATCTGGCGATGATCCAGGCCATGGGCGTGAAGATCGTGCTGGTGCACGGGTTTCGCCCGCAAGTGAATGAGCAGCTGGCGGCCAAGGGCCATGCGGCGAAGTATTCGCACGGCATCCGCATCACCGACTCCGTGGCGCTCGACTGCGCGCAGGAGGCTGCCGGGCAGCTGCGCTACGAGATCGAAGCCGCCTTCAGCCAGGGCCTGCCCAATACGCCGATGGCGGGCTCCACGGTGCGCGTGATCTCGGGCAACTTCCTCACCGCGCGGCCCGTGGGCATCGTCGACGGGGTGGATTTCAAGCACTCGGGACTGGTGCGCAAGGTGGACGTGGCGGGCATCCGCCGCTCGCTCGACATGGACGCGCTGGTGCTGCTCTCGCCCTTCGGGTTCTCGCCGACCGGCGAGGCCTTCAACCTGTCGATGGAAGAGGTGGCCACCTCGGTGGCGATCGCGCTCAAGGCCGACAAGCTCGTCTTCGTCTGCGAAGTGCCCGGCATCCGCATCGACCCCGAGCAACCCGAGAGCGAAGACAACCCCATCGACACCGAACTCCCGCTCGCTCAGGCCCGGCAGATGCTAGCGCGCGTGCCGCCGAGCCAGAAGCCCACGGACACGGCCTTCTACCTGCAGCACTGCGTGAAGGCCTGCCAGAACGGCGTGGAACGCAGCCACATCATCCCGTTCGCCGTGGACGGAGCGCTGCTGCTGGAGATCTACGTGCACGACGGCATCGGCACGATGGTCGTGGACGAGAAGCTCGAAGAGCTGCGCGAAGCCACCCCCGACGACGTGGGCGGCATCCTGCAGCTCATCGAGCCGTTCGAGAAGGACGGCACCCTGGTCAAGCGCGACCGCACCGAGATCGAACGCGACATCTCCAACTACACCATCATCGAGCACGATGGCGTGATCTTCGGCTGCGCGGCGCTCTACCCGTACCCAGAAGCCAGCACCGGAGAAATGGCGGCCGTGACGGTATCCCCGCACAGCCAGGGAACGGGTGACGGCGAGAAGCTGCTCAAGCGCATCGAGCAGCGCGCCCGCGGCATGGGCCTCAAGAGCCTCTTCGTGCTCACCACGCGCACCATGCATTGGTTCATCAAGCGCGGCTTCCAGCCTGTGGACCCGGAGTGGCTGCCCGAGGCCCGCAAGAAGAAATACAACTGGGACCGGCGCAGCCAGGTGCTCGTGAAGAACCTCTGA
- the bla gene encoding class A beta-lactamase, which yields MQRRTLMGWAAAAAAGLGVSSIHAQGKKILAPDAAGLQEALQRIEAAVGGRLGVGLLDVEAGRHAAYRGDELFPLCSTFKLLLAAQVLRRVDQGQEQLDRRVTYRKADLVEYSPATAPHADGEGMTVGQLCEAAVTLSDNTAANLLLDSQGGPQGLTAWLRSLGDAHTRLDRKEPELNDVPEGEVRDTTTPRAMARTVWAITHGEALSAAGRGQIIDWLVGNRTGDKRLRAGMPQGWRIGEKTGTGPRGTSNDAGLFWPPGRKPVMVSCYLTGSPAEPARRDEAIAQVGVLAARWALAASGAR from the coding sequence ATGCAGAGACGCACTTTGATGGGTTGGGCCGCGGCGGCAGCCGCCGGGCTGGGGGTTTCCAGCATCCATGCCCAGGGCAAGAAAATCCTGGCCCCGGACGCGGCCGGGCTGCAAGAGGCGCTGCAGCGCATCGAGGCCGCGGTGGGCGGGCGGCTGGGCGTCGGCCTGCTGGACGTCGAAGCCGGCCGGCACGCGGCCTACCGCGGCGATGAGCTGTTCCCGCTGTGCAGCACCTTCAAGCTGTTGCTGGCTGCGCAGGTCCTGCGGCGGGTGGACCAGGGTCAGGAGCAGCTGGACCGCCGCGTCACCTACCGCAAGGCCGATCTGGTCGAATACTCTCCCGCGACCGCGCCGCACGCGGACGGCGAGGGCATGACCGTCGGGCAGCTGTGCGAAGCGGCCGTGACCCTGAGCGACAACACCGCTGCCAACCTGCTGCTGGACTCGCAGGGCGGGCCGCAGGGGTTGACGGCCTGGCTGCGCTCGCTGGGCGATGCACACACGCGGCTGGACCGCAAGGAGCCTGAACTGAACGATGTGCCGGAAGGTGAAGTGCGGGACACCACCACGCCGCGCGCGATGGCCCGCACCGTCTGGGCCATCACGCATGGCGAGGCGCTGTCGGCCGCAGGCCGCGGGCAGATCATCGACTGGCTGGTGGGCAACCGCACGGGCGACAAGCGGCTGCGCGCCGGCATGCCGCAAGGCTGGCGCATCGGCGAGAAGACGGGCACCGGCCCGCGCGGCACGAGCAACGATGCCGGCCTGTTCTGGCCCCCGGGACGCAAGCCCGTCATGGTGAGCTGCTACCTGACGGGCAGTCCCGCCGAGCCGGCGCGGCGCGACGAGGCCATCGCGCAGGTGGGCGTGCTCGCCGCGCGCTGGGCCCTGGCGGCATCCGGGGCACGCTGA
- a CDS encoding LysR family transcriptional regulator encodes MHLPLNALRAFEVSARHLNLTRAAEELHVTQTAVSQHIRNLEERLGKPLFRRLPRGLALTDEGLALLPALADAFGRMEQALAQFSDPRPREVLTVGAVGTFAVGWLLPRLRDFHQQCPFVDLRLLTNNNRVDIAGEGLDCAIRFGDGAWHGTEADRLMDAPLSAMCSPALAARLHTPADLAREPLLRSYRTDEWAAWFQAAGVPCPVVRGTVFDSSLALAEAAAQGAGVALLPTRLFERELLQGRLVRPFGAEIALGAYWLTRLRSRAPSSAMAAFREWLVGACTTGRPTEGSGAGHP; translated from the coding sequence ATGCATTTGCCACTCAACGCCCTGCGCGCGTTCGAAGTCTCGGCGCGGCACCTGAACCTCACGCGCGCGGCCGAGGAGCTGCATGTGACGCAGACGGCCGTGAGCCAGCACATCCGCAACCTGGAAGAGCGCTTGGGAAAGCCGCTGTTCCGCCGGTTGCCGCGCGGCCTGGCCCTCACCGACGAAGGGCTGGCGCTGCTGCCGGCACTGGCGGACGCCTTCGGCCGCATGGAGCAGGCACTGGCGCAATTCAGCGATCCGCGTCCGCGGGAGGTGCTCACCGTGGGGGCCGTGGGCACTTTCGCCGTGGGGTGGCTGCTGCCGCGCCTGCGCGATTTCCACCAGCAATGCCCGTTCGTGGACCTGCGCCTGCTCACCAACAACAACCGCGTGGACATCGCGGGCGAAGGGCTGGACTGCGCCATCCGCTTCGGCGACGGCGCGTGGCACGGGACCGAGGCCGACCGGCTGATGGATGCGCCGCTGTCGGCCATGTGCTCGCCGGCCCTGGCTGCGCGGCTGCACACGCCGGCCGACCTGGCACGCGAGCCCCTGCTGCGCTCCTACCGCACCGACGAATGGGCCGCCTGGTTCCAGGCCGCTGGCGTGCCCTGCCCGGTCGTGCGCGGCACGGTGTTCGACTCGTCGCTGGCCTTGGCCGAAGCGGCGGCCCAGGGCGCGGGCGTGGCGCTGCTGCCCACCCGGCTCTTCGAGCGCGAATTGCTTCAGGGCCGGCTGGTGCGGCCGTTCGGCGCGGAAATCGCCCTGGGAGCGTATTGGCTCACGCGCCTGCGCTCGCGCGCTCCGTCTTCGGCCATGGCGGCTTTCCGCGAGTGGCTGGTGGGTGCCTGCACCACCGGGCGCCCCACCGAAGGCAGCGGCGCCGGCCACCCTTGA